Part of the Subtercola frigoramans genome, CGGGTGTGGGTGTCGGGGTCGGGGTGTGCATCGGCGTCGGCAGTGCAGTCACTGTGGGTGTCGGCGTGACCGGCGCGCGAGGTGTCGTGCTTGCCGCGACTGGGGTAGTTTGAGGCGTCGACGCACACGCCGTCGCGGTCGCCACCACCCCGGCGGCGGCCAAGATGAGAAACAGTCGACGTTGCACGAACCCACAATATCGGGACGGGAGGAACGGTGACCGAAACCGGTTCGCCCCGCCGCACCCCCAATAGGGGTGACAATGTGGCATTGGCCCTCATCGCAGCGTGCCATCCCGGCCCGACGGCCGCGGTCACCACCCTGTCGGTCATCCTCGCCATCGCGATCGGGCTGTCACCTCTACGGATTGTCGGCGTGGGTGCTGCCATCCTGGCGGGCCAACTCGCGATCGGGTGGTCGAACGACTGGCTGGATGCCCGGCGCGATGTCGAGGCCGGCAGGACCGACAAGCCCGTCGTCACCGGGGCCGTCGCCGTGTCGACCGTGCGAACGGCGTTCATCGTGGCCGCACTGGCGGTCATCCCGCTGTCGTTCGCACTGGGTGCCGACGCTGCTGCTGCGAGCATTGTTCTGACGGCCTCAGGGCTTTCGTACAACCTGTGGCTCAAGAAGACGCAGTATTCGTGGCTGCCGTACGCCGTGAGTTTCGGATTGCTGCCGTTGGTGGTCACGTTCGCAGCGACTCCCCCGGCCGTTGCGGCGTGGTGGGTGGTTGCAACGGGCTCCCTGCTGGGGTTGGCGGCCCATTTTGCCAACGTGCTTCCTGACCTCGAGGATGACCGAGCCGCAGGGGTGAACGGGCTGCCGCACCGGGTCGGACGCGTCGGGTCTGGCCTGTTTGCCTTCGGTTCGCTTCTCCTGGCCTCGGTGATGGTCACGTTCGGCGGCATGATGATGCCAGCCGCCGGCGCTGCGCCGGGCACGCCCTCCCGCTCCAGCGACGCAGCGGTCGCCGCTGGTGCGACACCAGGCCTACTCGGCCTACTCGGCTTTGCCATCGGGTTGGTGATCGCGGCGTTCGGAGTGTGGCTGGTACTGACCCGGCCACCGAGCAGGCTGCTGTTCCAGCTGATCATCGCCAGTGCGCTGATCGACGTGGTGCTGCTTGCACTGTCGGGCTCACATCTGCTCGCCTGAGGTGGTCACCCGCCGGGGCTCGGGTACGCCTGGGCATCGTCGGTCACGTAACTGAACCATGCCCGCTGACCGGGAACAAGGTCGAGTTCTGCAGCGCACCTCGGGTGAAGGTCGGCGGCCACGACATCGGAGTGCACGCGCACGACATCACCGCGCGGTTCGACATCTCGAATGTGGCCCATCAGAACTGTTCGATGGGCGTCCGGCACCGGTTCGGCCAACCAGAGCGTCACCGCTGACGGCCTGACCGCACGCGTCTCGCCGTCACTTCGCACCACCACGAGGCCGGCGAGGTCGGCTGCGAAACCGCTTCGGGGCCGCTCGAACACCTCGGTTGTCGACCCGTGTTCGACGATGCGACCGTCTTCGACGATCACGACCGTATCGGCGAGCAGGTAGGCGTCGAGGATGTCATGGGTGACGATGAGTGCGCTGCGGCCCTCGAGAACCCGCCGGAGTGTCCTGCGGAGAGTCGGCGCCACGGCCACGTCGAGGGCAGAGAGCGGTTCGTCGAGCAGGAGCAGCGCGGGCTCCGACGCAAGCGCACGAGCAAGGGCGATGCGCTGGGCCTGGCCACCCGAGAGCTCGGTGGGCTTGCGCTCAGCGAGGTCACGGGCATCCACTTCGTCGAGCCAGCGAAGCGCTGAACGGCGGGCCTCGCGAGCGCTCTGCCCGTGACTGCGCGGGCCGAAGGCGACATTGTCGAGCACGCTGAGGTGCGGGAAGAGGAGCGCCTCCTGAGCGAGGAGCGAGATGCCGCGGGCATGGGGAGCGAGCCACACCGAGCGAGGGGCGGTGCGGGTGACGTTGGCGGCAGCGGTCCCACCTCTGTTCGTGCCTGGCAGGTCGAAGAGCGTCCGGTCATCGAGGGTGGCGCGACCGCTGTCGGGGATGAGGAGCCCGGCCGCGATGGCGAGCAGCGTCGATTTGCCGGCGCCGTTCGGCCCGAGAATGGCGACCGTCTCGCCATCGGCGACGGCCAGTTCGAGGTCGAGACCCCGGGCATCCACTCTCGCTCGAATCGTGAAGGTCACGGCGCGCCCTCGAGCCTGAATCGCGAGCGAATCGCGATCTGGTGGGAGAGCAGAACGACGAGCAGAGCGATGATCACCAAAACGAGCGAGAGCGCGACGGCAGCGCCCGGGTCGGTCTCGCGCTGCAGGTAGATCTCGAGAGGCAGCGTGCGAGTGACACCCTGCAGGCTGCCGGCGAAGGTGAGTGTAGCGCCGAACTCGCCCAGTGCCCTGGCAAACGACAGCACGGCACCCGAGATGACGGCGGGGGCCACCAGGGGCAGCGTCACCCGCCAGAGCACGCCGGTGGGGCGAGCACCGAGCGTTGCAGCGACGGCTTCGTAGCGGGTACCGACCGTGCGCAGCGCGCCCTCGAGACTGAGCACCAGGAACGGCAGCGCGACGAAGGTCTGGGCGAGTACGACGGCCGTCGAGGAGAAGGCGATCTGGATGCCAAGCACCTCGAACGCGCCGCCGAGAAGCCCCCGCCGCCCGAAGGTGTAGAGCAGCGCGATTCCGCCGACCACCGGCGGCAGGACGAGCGGAAGCAGCACGAGCGCGCGGAGCACTCTCTGGCCGGTGAAGCGGGTTCGGGCGAGCACCAGGGCGAGGGGCACCCCGAAGACGATGCACAGGATGGTCGCGGCCAGCGAGGTGCGAAGGCTCAGCCACAGGGCGTCGAGCGACGCAGGCGACGACACCAGCGGAATGAATTGCACCCAGTCGACGCGGGCGACGATCGCGACGAGGGGTAGCAGCACGAACGCGGCACCCGCAACCGCCACTGCGATCACCCAGCGCGGAACTCCGCCCGAGGCGCCGGCCCACCCTGGAGGTGAATGTCGGGCAGAAGGGGCGAATCGAGGCAGGCTAGGGTGCCGCACCGAAACCCGCCGACTGGAGAACACCCTGGCCCACGGAGCCGGTCACATAGGCGACGAAGGCCTCCGACAGGGTGTGGTTCTGCGTCGTCGCCACGATACCGATCGGGTACGTGTTCACCGCCTGCGACGACTCGGCGAACGGAACGCCGACCACGGTGGAACCTGAAGCCTTGACGTCGGTGACGTAGACCAGCCCGGCATCGGCTTCCCCCGAAGCGACCTTGCCGAGCACATCGGCCACCGACGACTCCTCGCTCACAGCGGGGATGGTCACGCCGGTTGCCGTCTCAATGGTTGCTGTGGCCGCGCCACAGGGAACCTGGGGTGCACAGATGACGGTTCTCACACTCGCTTTGCCGAGGTCGGCGAAAGCTGATACATGGGCCGGATTGTCGAGCGGCACGGCGATCTCGAGAGTGTTGGTGGCGAAATTCAGCGGCGAGCCCGTGATCTCTGAGGCGTCGGTGAGCTTCTTCATGTTCTTGGCGTCGGCAGACGCGAAGACGTCAGCTGGTGCGCCTGCCGTGATCTGTGTGACGAGGTCCGCTGACCCGGCGAAGTTGAGCGTGACTGTGGTGCCGGGGTTCGCGGCTTCGAACTTGGTGGCCAGCGCCGTGAAGGTCGGCTTCAGCGAGGCGGCGGCGAAGACGACGATCGTGCCCTTCGGGGTCGGCATCGGGCTCGCTGTAGCCGAAGCTGTGCCGACGGCGGCTGTGCCGACGGGAGTCGACGTGTAGGTGCAGGCGACCGCGCCGCTGAGCATCGCTGCGGTGGCCACAACGACGGCTGCCGTCCTCGCTCTCCGAAGGCGGCCGGGATTCAGCGCAGCGACAGCAGAACGCCTCAGCGTGAGGAGCTTCTTCACATCTTTCCCGTCGGGGTCTCAATGATGACCGTCGTGGCTTTCACGACGGCAACCGCAACGGACCCCAGCTCGAGTCCCAGCTCGCGAACAGCCTCACTCGACATGAGTGAGACCACGCGGTGCGGCCCACACTGCACCTCGACCTGGGCCATGACGGTGTCCATGGTGATCGCGGTGACGAGTCCGACGAACGAGTTCCGGGCGGACCTCCCGACGCCGGAGGGATCGGCCACCGCGACAGCATTCTTCTTGACCAGCTGGGCGAGTTCGAAGCCATCGACCACCGTCTTGCCCGAGTCGTCCTTGCTGCTCGACAGCAGTGCGCTGTCGATCCAGCGACGCACGGTGTCGTCGCTGACTCCCACGTAGAGCGCGGCGTCCTTGATCCTGATCTGCGGCATGAATAAGACTATATAGCCGTACATGCGGAGCAAATGACTCAGAGGCGATTGACGCCTGTCACCCGGATGACCGCCACACCCTGCTCTGCCGATTCCGCCAGGTCGACCTCGGCGTCGATGCCCCAGTCATGGTCGCCCTCGGGGTCATCGAAGGTCTGCCGCACACGCCAGACGGACGCGCCCTCGCTGATGACCAGCATCGAAGCACTTCGGGCGTTGCCGGCCGTGCCGATCGAGTCGTATTCGCCGTAGTAGCCGTCCAGGGCGTCCGCCCAACGGTCGCGGCTGAAGCCGCCGGGGCTGTCGAGTTCACCCAGGTCGTCGACTTTGTCAAGCGCAGCCAGCTGCACCCGGCGGAACAGCTCGTTTCGCACCAGGATCCGAAAGGCCCGCGCGTTCGACACGACGCTGCGGGGTGCCGGCGGCAGCACAGCGGTGACCCCGCGACCGTGAGACGCGACCTCGTCGGCCTCGCCCTGGATGTCGGCGGGGTTCGTCAGTTCCTCCCACTCGTCGAGCAGGCTCGAGTCGACCTGCCGCACGAGTTCGCCCAGCCACTCGATGAGGTCGAGCAGGTCTTCGGTCTTCGCCTCGTCGGGGATCGTCGCCCGCGCCGCCCGGAACGCGTCGGAGAAGTACCGGAGCACCAGCCCCTCCGAGCGGTTCAGCTTGTAGTACCCGATGTAGTCGTTGAAGGTCATCGCGCGCTCGTACATGTCGCGCACCACGGTCTTCGGGCTGAGTTCGAAGTCGCCGACCCACGGCTGCGAGGCTTTGTACGTCTCGAAGGCGGCAGCCAGCAGCTCTTCGAGAGGCTTCGGGTGCGTGATCTGTTCGAGCAGCTCCATGCGCTGGTCGTATTCGATGCCCTCGGCCTTCATCGCCGCGACCGCCTCGCCCTTGGCCTGGAACTGCTGCGCAGAGAGCACTGGCCGAGGGTCGTCGAGTGTCGCCTCGAGCACCGAGATCATGTCGAGCGCATACGTCGGCGACTCCGGGCCGAGCAGGTCGAACACCGCGAGCGCCAACGGCGACAGGGGTTGGTTGAGTGCGAAGTTCGGCTGCAGGTCGACGGTGAGACGGATGATCACCCGGCCATCGGCGTCGGGAGGCAGTTGCTCCACGATCCCCGCTGTGCGTAGCGTTCGGTAGATCGCCAGTGCCTGACGCTCGAGTTCGAGCTGGCGGTGTCGCGGCTCGTGGTTGTCTTCGAGCAGCCTTCGCACGTTCGTGAAGGCGTCTCCCCCGCGCCCGATCACGTTCAGGAGCATCGCGTGGGTGATCTGCATGCTCGAAGTGAGCGTCTCGGGTTCCGCCGCGATGAGCCGGTTGAAGCTCGGCTCGCCCCACGACACGAAGCCCTCCGGCGCGCGCTTCTTCACGACCTTCTTGAGCTTCTTCGGGTCGTCGCCTGCCTTGGCGACGAGCCGCGCGTTCTCGGTCTCGTGCTCTGGTGCCTGCGCCACGACGGTGCCGGCGGTGTCGTACCCGGCGCGACCGGCGCGACCCGCAATCTGGTGGAATTCGCGCGCAGTGAGCTGGCGCATGCGCGTGCCGTCGAACTTCGTGAGTGCGGTGAGCAGAACGGTACGGATGGGCACGTTGATGCCCACACCCAGCGTGTCGGTGCCGCAGATGACCCGCAGCTGGCCCTGCTGGGCGAGCTGCTCGACGAGCCGGCGGTACTTCGGCAGCATGCCGGCGTGGTGCACGCCGATGCCTGCGCGAATCAGTCGCGAGAGTGTGCGACCGAAGTTCGTCGTGAAACGGAAGTCGCCGATCGCCTCGGCGATCGCATCCCGCTGCTCTCGGCTCACGATCTTGATGCTCGACAGCGCCTGCGCCCGTTCGAGTGCCGCCAGTTGTGAGAAGTGCACGATGTACACCGGGGACTGGCCGGTCTGAAGCAGGTCTTCGACCGTTTCGTGGGCCGGTGTTGTTGCGTAGTAGTAGTTCAGCGGCACGGGCCGTTCAACACCGGTGACCACCGCCGTTTCGCGGTTGGTGCGCGCGGTCAGGTCTTTCGACAACCAGGTCACGTCGCCGAGGGTGGCCGACATCAGGATGAACTGCACGTTCGGGAGTGTCAGGAGGGGAACCTGCCAGGCCCAGCCGCGCTCGGGGTCGGAGTAGAAGTGGAACTCGTCCATCACGACCTGGTCGACCGGGGAATCCGCGCCGTGCCGCAGCGCGATGTTGGCGAGGATCTCAGCCGTGCAGCAGATGATCGGTGCGTCAGGATTGACGCTCGAGTCGCCGGTGACCATGCCGACGTTCGTCGGGCCGAAGATTTCGACCAGAGCGAAGAACTTCTCGGAGACGAGCGCCTTGATCGGCGCCGTATAGAAGGTGCGGCGACCATCGGCGAGCGCCGCGAAGTGCGCGGCCACGGCCACCAACGACTTGCCGGTGCCTGTCGGCGTGCTGAGGATGAGGTTCGCACCGGAGACGATCTCGATGATCGCCTCCTCCTGCGCCGGGTACAGCGCGAGGCCGCGCGAGAGGGTGTACTCGCTGAAGCGCTCGAAGAGGTCGTCGGGGTCGGCCTGTGCAGGAGTGCCACCGTCGGCGACGACGTCGGGCAGGTAGTTGATCAGCGACAGGCGCGAGTCGAGCTGGGCATCCGTCATGCTTCGATCATGCCTTACCGCAGGCTCACCTCAGCTCGCGTTCCTGTCGAGCTCATGCTCCACTGCTCGCCGGATCCAACTCGAAACCGACCGATCGTCTGCCTCTGCCTTCTCTCGAACCCTCTGCAGCAAATCGTCTGGAAATCGCACCGGCACAGGCTCACTCAACCGCTTACGGCGACGAACCGCTGGGCCAGTCGGCACCTGGTTCTCGGGTTTGGCGTAGAACTCGAACTCTTCGTCGGGCGTCATCTTCGAATTCATCGATCCTCCTTGTACATCCTCGCCAACCCCACGGACGCGACGTAGCATCCAATCGGCCGGCACTTCGTTCTCTCAGTCTTCGACGGCGCCAACGGAACCATCAGCACTCGACCTTCGACCTCCGCAACCATCAGCCAGTGCGCTGGAGGTTTCGCAGGATAGAAGAGCGGATCGCTCGCCCAGACATCGGCGATGTCCTGCAGCCCGAGCTTCGGATGCTTGAACAGGTGAGCGACCTGATGGTCGATTTCAAACGGCCAATCGTCAGCAAGCAGTTCAATTTCGAACCGCGTGAACTTCATGGATCGATTGTATTACGAACAAGCACAGCTGCACACGACAATTCTTCATACTGACCACGAAAATTCGCGTCAACACATGTGACGTTAGGGCCTCGGGATCTGGGGCACCCAGCAGCGGACAGTGTCACGGTAGCGGCGGAACTCGTCGCCGAAACGCTGCTCGAGGTCTGCCTCCTCATGCGGTCTGACGGCGTAGTTCCAGAGCAGGGAGCCGGCGACGGCGTAGGCGATGACGAGCCACGACTCCAGGATCAGGCCGACCGCGACACCCTGAACGAAGCCGGAGACGGCCATCGGGTTGCGGATCCAGCGGTAGGGGCCCGCGATCACCAGGCTGTTGGCCATTGCCGAGGGCAGCGGAGTGCCGTCGCCGAGCGTTGACATGATCACCCCAGACGAGATTCCGAGCGTGCTGGCAAGAACAAGTACCATGACTCCGAACGGAATCGCGGACGTCGGAAACGGAAGCCCAACCCCCCAGCGTTGCTCGAGTGCCGCGATCACCAGCGGAATGACGACCAGGAACAGCCCCCAGAAGATCACGATCTGACCGAACGTCGAAACCACGTGAC contains:
- a CDS encoding UbiA family prenyltransferase yields the protein MTETGSPRRTPNRGDNVALALIAACHPGPTAAVTTLSVILAIAIGLSPLRIVGVGAAILAGQLAIGWSNDWLDARRDVEAGRTDKPVVTGAVAVSTVRTAFIVAALAVIPLSFALGADAAAASIVLTASGLSYNLWLKKTQYSWLPYAVSFGLLPLVVTFAATPPAVAAWWVVATGSLLGLAAHFANVLPDLEDDRAAGVNGLPHRVGRVGSGLFAFGSLLLASVMVTFGGMMMPAAGAAPGTPSRSSDAAVAAGATPGLLGLLGFAIGLVIAAFGVWLVLTRPPSRLLFQLIIASALIDVVLLALSGSHLLA
- a CDS encoding sulfate/molybdate ABC transporter ATP-binding protein; protein product: MTFTIRARVDARGLDLELAVADGETVAILGPNGAGKSTLLAIAAGLLIPDSGRATLDDRTLFDLPGTNRGGTAAANVTRTAPRSVWLAPHARGISLLAQEALLFPHLSVLDNVAFGPRSHGQSAREARRSALRWLDEVDARDLAERKPTELSGGQAQRIALARALASEPALLLLDEPLSALDVAVAPTLRRTLRRVLEGRSALIVTHDILDAYLLADTVVIVEDGRIVEHGSTTEVFERPRSGFAADLAGLVVVRSDGETRAVRPSAVTLWLAEPVPDAHRTVLMGHIRDVEPRGDVVRVHSDVVAADLHPRCAAELDLVPGQRAWFSYVTDDAQAYPSPGG
- a CDS encoding ABC transporter permease — protein: MPRFAPSARHSPPGWAGASGGVPRWVIAVAVAGAAFVLLPLVAIVARVDWVQFIPLVSSPASLDALWLSLRTSLAATILCIVFGVPLALVLARTRFTGQRVLRALVLLPLVLPPVVGGIALLYTFGRRGLLGGAFEVLGIQIAFSSTAVVLAQTFVALPFLVLSLEGALRTVGTRYEAVAATLGARPTGVLWRVTLPLVAPAVISGAVLSFARALGEFGATLTFAGSLQGVTRTLPLEIYLQRETDPGAAVALSLVLVIIALLVVLLSHQIAIRSRFRLEGAP
- the modA gene encoding molybdate ABC transporter substrate-binding protein; the protein is MLSGAVACTYTSTPVGTAAVGTASATASPMPTPKGTIVVFAAASLKPTFTALATKFEAANPGTTVTLNFAGSADLVTQITAGAPADVFASADAKNMKKLTDASEITGSPLNFATNTLEIAVPLDNPAHVSAFADLGKASVRTVICAPQVPCGAATATIETATGVTIPAVSEESSVADVLGKVASGEADAGLVYVTDVKASGSTVVGVPFAESSQAVNTYPIGIVATTQNHTLSEAFVAYVTGSVGQGVLQSAGFGAAP
- a CDS encoding TOBE domain-containing protein — translated: MPQIRIKDAALYVGVSDDTVRRWIDSALLSSSKDDSGKTVVDGFELAQLVKKNAVAVADPSGVGRSARNSFVGLVTAITMDTVMAQVEVQCGPHRVVSLMSSEAVRELGLELGSVAVAVVKATTVIIETPTGKM
- a CDS encoding DEAD/DEAH box helicase — encoded protein: MTDAQLDSRLSLINYLPDVVADGGTPAQADPDDLFERFSEYTLSRGLALYPAQEEAIIEIVSGANLILSTPTGTGKSLVAVAAHFAALADGRRTFYTAPIKALVSEKFFALVEIFGPTNVGMVTGDSSVNPDAPIICCTAEILANIALRHGADSPVDQVVMDEFHFYSDPERGWAWQVPLLTLPNVQFILMSATLGDVTWLSKDLTARTNRETAVVTGVERPVPLNYYYATTPAHETVEDLLQTGQSPVYIVHFSQLAALERAQALSSIKIVSREQRDAIAEAIGDFRFTTNFGRTLSRLIRAGIGVHHAGMLPKYRRLVEQLAQQGQLRVICGTDTLGVGINVPIRTVLLTALTKFDGTRMRQLTAREFHQIAGRAGRAGYDTAGTVVAQAPEHETENARLVAKAGDDPKKLKKVVKKRAPEGFVSWGEPSFNRLIAAEPETLTSSMQITHAMLLNVIGRGGDAFTNVRRLLEDNHEPRHRQLELERQALAIYRTLRTAGIVEQLPPDADGRVIIRLTVDLQPNFALNQPLSPLALAVFDLLGPESPTYALDMISVLEATLDDPRPVLSAQQFQAKGEAVAAMKAEGIEYDQRMELLEQITHPKPLEELLAAAFETYKASQPWVGDFELSPKTVVRDMYERAMTFNDYIGYYKLNRSEGLVLRYFSDAFRAARATIPDEAKTEDLLDLIEWLGELVRQVDSSLLDEWEELTNPADIQGEADEVASHGRGVTAVLPPAPRSVVSNARAFRILVRNELFRRVQLAALDKVDDLGELDSPGGFSRDRWADALDGYYGEYDSIGTAGNARSASMLVISEGASVWRVRQTFDDPEGDHDWGIDAEVDLAESAEQGVAVIRVTGVNRL
- a CDS encoding YlcI/YnfO family protein, with protein sequence MNSKMTPDEEFEFYAKPENQVPTGPAVRRRKRLSEPVPVRFPDDLLQRVREKAEADDRSVSSWIRRAVEHELDRNAS
- a CDS encoding isoprenylcysteine carboxylmethyltransferase family protein, yielding MRWGRLYFAVQATAGLAWWIAVFLSPVVRETTLGRLNPTVVAVFDIPLFVVASAVAAFGVRPAAAVSTGWTGVVSLGLATYATVTTQAGWGVLAMGAATVGSLGALCIILFGRVPTEWIITGPFVFRSATTRAKPARHVVSTFGQIVIFWGLFLVVIPLVIAALEQRWGVGLPFPTSAIPFGVMVLVLASTLGISSGVIMSTLGDGTPLPSAMANSLVIAGPYRWIRNPMAVSGFVQGVAVGLILESWLVIAYAVAGSLLWNYAVRPHEEADLEQRFGDEFRRYRDTVRCWVPQIPRP